The Clostridium sp. AWRP genome has a window encoding:
- a CDS encoding electron transfer flavoprotein subunit alpha/FixB family protein, with the protein MGKLVINENKLTPSIIEELIGICPFGAMENKNGRLEISAACKMCKMCVKKGPCGVVEFVEDEIKQIDKSLWKGIAVYVDHVEGNIHPVTYELIGKARELAAKIKHPVYAVFVGCNIKDKAEELLHYGVDEVFIYDYNELKDFRIEPYTAALEDFINKVKPSTFLVGATTVGRSLAPRIAARFRTGLTADCTVLDIKENTDLVQIRPAFGGNIMAQILNPNNRPQLATVRYKVMNAPDRSEKISGKITVESMDKNKLKSDIEVLKIIKKKIEEEISEADVIVAAGRGVKSEKDMELIKELANLVGGQVACTRPLIEAGWLDAKRQIGLSGRTVKPKLIITCGISGAIQFVAGMNNSDLIVAINKDSKAPIFNVANIGIVGDIYEIIPKLIENIKSGKNLCEAI; encoded by the coding sequence ATGGGTAAATTAGTAATAAATGAAAATAAGCTTACTCCTTCAATTATAGAAGAATTGATTGGAATATGTCCGTTTGGAGCAATGGAAAATAAAAATGGAAGATTAGAAATAAGTGCTGCTTGTAAAATGTGCAAGATGTGTGTGAAAAAAGGACCTTGTGGGGTAGTTGAATTTGTAGAAGATGAAATTAAGCAAATAGATAAAAGTTTGTGGAAGGGAATAGCTGTATATGTAGACCATGTAGAAGGAAATATACATCCTGTAACTTATGAACTTATTGGAAAAGCAAGGGAGCTTGCGGCTAAAATAAAGCATCCTGTTTATGCAGTTTTTGTTGGATGCAATATAAAAGACAAAGCAGAAGAATTGCTGCATTATGGTGTAGATGAAGTATTTATATATGATTATAATGAGCTTAAAGATTTTAGAATAGAGCCTTATACTGCAGCTCTTGAAGATTTTATAAACAAAGTAAAGCCTTCTACATTTTTGGTTGGTGCAACTACGGTTGGTAGGTCACTGGCACCTAGAATAGCAGCTAGATTTAGAACTGGGCTTACAGCTGACTGTACTGTACTTGACATTAAGGAAAATACAGATCTTGTTCAAATAAGACCTGCATTTGGAGGAAATATAATGGCTCAAATATTGAATCCAAATAACAGACCACAACTTGCTACTGTTAGATACAAGGTTATGAATGCACCTGACAGATCAGAAAAAATATCAGGTAAAATAACTGTAGAATCTATGGATAAAAATAAACTTAAATCAGATATAGAAGTATTAAAAATAATCAAGAAGAAAATTGAAGAGGAAATATCTGAAGCTGATGTAATAGTTGCAGCAGGAAGAGGTGTTAAATCCGAGAAGGATATGGAACTTATAAAAGAACTTGCTAATTTAGTTGGAGGACAAGTTGCTTGCACAAGACCTCTTATAGAAGCAGGATGGTTAGATGCAAAGAGACAGATTGGTCTTAGTGGAAGAACAGTTAAACCAAAACTTATAATAACTTGTGGTATATCCGGTGCTATACAATTTGTAGCAGGAATGAACAATTCAGATTTGATTGTTGCAATAAACAAAGATTCAAAAGCTCCTATATTTAATGTAGCAAACATAGGCATTGTAGGAGACATATATGAAATTATACCTAAGCTTATAGAAAATATAAAGTCTGGTAAAAATTTGTGTGAAGCAATTTAA
- a CDS encoding electron transfer flavoprotein subunit beta/FixA family protein codes for MDILVCIKQVPGTSKVEVDPVTGVLKREGIDSKMNPYDLYALETALRIKAEKGGTVKVISMGPPQAADVIKEAYMMGADEGVLLSDRKFAGADVLATSYTIAQGIKKMGHIDLILCGKQTTDGDTAQVGPEMAEYLQIPHIANALSIEKVEEKSMVVKMDMPNTVEVAEIKYPCLLTVEKDIFQPRLPSYKKKLETKDREVKVFGYKDFEDKDENKYGLNGSATQVERIFPPEVNNDKEMWKGNGIELADRLSKKLKELKFVD; via the coding sequence ATGGATATATTAGTATGTATAAAACAGGTACCAGGAACTTCTAAAGTTGAAGTTGATCCTGTAACTGGTGTTTTAAAAAGAGAAGGAATAGATTCCAAAATGAATCCTTATGATCTGTATGCACTTGAAACTGCACTTAGAATCAAAGCAGAAAAAGGAGGAACAGTAAAAGTTATAAGTATGGGCCCTCCCCAGGCTGCTGATGTTATAAAAGAAGCTTATATGATGGGCGCAGATGAAGGTGTGCTTCTTTCAGATAGAAAATTTGCAGGAGCGGATGTACTTGCAACTTCCTATACTATTGCTCAGGGAATAAAAAAAATGGGACATATTGATTTAATATTATGTGGAAAGCAGACTACAGATGGAGATACTGCACAAGTTGGGCCTGAAATGGCTGAATACTTGCAAATACCACATATAGCTAATGCACTTAGCATAGAAAAGGTTGAAGAAAAATCCATGGTAGTAAAAATGGATATGCCAAATACAGTTGAAGTAGCTGAAATAAAATATCCTTGTCTTTTAACAGTGGAAAAAGATATATTTCAACCTAGACTTCCATCATATAAAAAGAAACTTGAAACCAAAGATAGAGAAGTAAAAGTATTTGGATACAAGGATTTTGAAGATAAAGATGAAAATAAATATGGATTAAATGGATCTGCAACCCAGGTAGAAAGAATATTTCCACCAGAAGTGAATAATGATAAAGAAATGTGGAAGGGAAATGGAATTGAACTTGCAGACAGACTTTCAAAAAAACTTAAAGAACTTAAATTCGTAGATTAG
- the larA gene encoding nickel-dependent lactate racemase, giving the protein MSKVCLPYSKKTIEIQIDDKNLVGVLRSRAEEYKPQFGEVEIVERALDNPVASPKLEDLVKGKKDMVIITSDHTRPVPSKIITPILLKRIRRVNPDIDIKILIATGFHRATTKEELIGKFGKDIVENENIIIHDSRDEKSLVKIGTLPSGGDLIINKIAAETELLIAEGFIESHFFAGFSGGRKSILPGIASAKTIMANHCSEFIASPYARTGKLNNNPIHRDMIYAAEKAKLAFIVNVVIDEDKKIINAFAGDSRIAHEKGCKFVMDLSKVDKVQADIAISTNGGYPLDQNIYQSVKGMTAAEATCKEGGVIIMVAACDDGHGGEGFYNNLANANSPKEFLEKVSKVPRGETVPDQWESQILARILSTHTVIMVTDMCDPEIIKNIHMQHASTISEALTRAYDIMGKDAKVAVIPDGVSVIVS; this is encoded by the coding sequence ATGTCTAAAGTATGTTTACCTTATAGTAAAAAGACAATTGAAATTCAAATTGATGATAAAAATTTAGTTGGAGTTTTAAGATCAAGGGCAGAAGAGTACAAACCTCAATTCGGGGAAGTTGAAATAGTTGAAAGGGCACTTGATAATCCGGTTGCTTCACCTAAATTGGAGGATTTAGTAAAGGGCAAAAAGGATATGGTTATAATAACCAGCGACCATACAAGACCTGTACCAAGTAAAATAATAACACCGATACTTTTAAAAAGAATAAGGAGGGTAAATCCAGATATTGATATAAAAATTTTAATAGCAACGGGATTTCACAGGGCTACTACTAAAGAAGAACTTATAGGTAAATTTGGAAAAGATATAGTTGAAAATGAAAATATAATAATACATGATTCTAGAGACGAAAAGAGCCTTGTTAAAATTGGAACACTTCCATCTGGTGGAGATCTCATAATAAACAAAATTGCTGCTGAAACTGAGCTCTTAATAGCAGAAGGTTTTATAGAATCTCACTTCTTTGCAGGATTTTCAGGAGGAAGAAAAAGTATTTTACCTGGGATAGCTTCGGCAAAGACCATAATGGCAAACCATTGTTCTGAATTCATAGCAAGCCCTTATGCAAGAACAGGTAAGCTTAACAATAACCCTATACACAGGGATATGATATATGCTGCAGAAAAAGCAAAGCTTGCATTTATAGTAAATGTAGTTATAGATGAAGATAAGAAAATAATAAATGCTTTTGCAGGAGACAGCAGGATTGCCCATGAAAAGGGATGTAAATTTGTGATGGACTTATCTAAAGTAGATAAAGTTCAGGCTGATATTGCCATTTCGACCAATGGAGGATATCCGCTAGATCAAAATATATATCAATCAGTTAAAGGCATGACTGCAGCTGAAGCTACTTGCAAAGAAGGTGGTGTAATAATAATGGTAGCTGCCTGTGATGATGGTCATGGCGGTGAAGGGTTTTATAATAATTTGGCAAATGCAAATTCTCCAAAGGAGTTTTTAGAGAAAGTTTCTAAAGTGCCTAGAGGAGAAACAGTACCAGATCAGTGGGAATCTCAAATACTTGCCAGAATACTAAGTACACATACTGTAATAATGGTAACAGATATGTGTGATCCTGAAATTATAAAAAATATTCATATGCAGCATGCTTCAACTATTTCTGAAGCTTTAACAAGAGCATATGACATTATGGGAAAAGATGCTAAAGTAGCAGTTATTCCTGATGGAGTTTCAGTTATTGTAAGTTAA
- a CDS encoding L-lactate permease, producing the protein MNNYLLFFIALIPIVWLMVSLGALKIPGQKTCPFTLAVTMILAIIVWKMPIFNAITAALEGIALAIWPIMIVIIAAVFTYNITVYTKSMDVIKKMMTGITTDKRILVLILAWAFGGFMEAIAGFGTAVAIPASILAGLGFDPVFAAIICLIANTTPTAFGAIGIPVTTLAKVANINVTQLSYAVGLQLVILIVVVPVVLVMLTGKSVKAIKGFWGISLASGISFAVPQLLAAKYLGAELPAILGSVCCMIVTIAVAKIFYKDTADKQAEKVSTKEGILAWMPFILVFLFVILSSALFPPINKALSSVKTSVLIYSGKGGSPYTFNWLSNPGTLIIIATFIGGLIQGAKITEIIGVLGSTFKQMYKSAITIIAIVALAKIMGYSGMIKSISIVLVAATGRFYPLIAPIIGALGTFVTGSDTSANVLFGGLQVEVAKSLGLNPYWLAAANTGGATAGKMISPQSIAVATAATGLVGQEGKILNSTLKFCIVYVIVLGIIAYFAGPMFGFN; encoded by the coding sequence ATGAACAATTATTTACTTTTTTTTATTGCACTCATACCAATTGTTTGGTTAATGGTATCACTTGGGGCTCTGAAAATTCCGGGACAAAAAACATGCCCTTTCACATTAGCTGTTACTATGATTTTAGCTATAATTGTATGGAAAATGCCAATTTTTAATGCAATTACAGCGGCGCTTGAAGGTATAGCTCTTGCAATATGGCCTATTATGATTGTCATTATAGCTGCTGTTTTTACCTATAATATTACAGTTTATACTAAAAGCATGGATGTAATAAAAAAAATGATGACAGGTATTACTACAGATAAAAGAATATTAGTTCTCATTTTAGCCTGGGCATTTGGAGGATTTATGGAGGCTATAGCGGGATTTGGAACTGCAGTTGCAATACCTGCAAGTATACTAGCAGGACTTGGATTTGATCCTGTATTTGCAGCTATAATATGCCTTATTGCAAATACAACACCTACTGCTTTTGGAGCAATAGGAATTCCTGTAACAACTCTTGCAAAAGTTGCAAATATTAATGTAACTCAGCTAAGTTATGCAGTAGGACTGCAGCTTGTAATTTTAATTGTGGTTGTTCCAGTTGTGCTAGTAATGCTTACAGGAAAAAGTGTGAAGGCCATAAAGGGATTTTGGGGAATTTCCCTTGCATCAGGAATTTCTTTCGCAGTTCCACAGCTTTTAGCTGCAAAATATCTTGGAGCTGAGCTTCCAGCTATACTTGGATCTGTTTGCTGTATGATAGTTACAATTGCCGTAGCTAAAATATTCTATAAAGATACTGCTGATAAGCAAGCAGAAAAGGTTTCCACAAAAGAAGGAATACTTGCATGGATGCCTTTTATACTGGTATTTTTATTTGTAATATTGAGCAGTGCACTGTTCCCACCAATAAATAAGGCATTGTCTTCCGTAAAAACTTCAGTACTCATTTATTCGGGAAAAGGAGGATCACCTTATACATTTAACTGGTTGTCAAATCCAGGAACTTTAATTATAATAGCTACATTTATTGGCGGACTTATCCAGGGTGCTAAGATTACTGAAATAATTGGAGTGCTTGGAAGTACCTTTAAGCAGATGTATAAGTCAGCTATTACTATAATTGCAATAGTAGCTCTTGCAAAGATAATGGGTTACAGCGGAATGATAAAGTCTATATCGATCGTTCTAGTAGCTGCAACGGGAAGATTTTATCCACTTATTGCTCCTATAATTGGTGCACTTGGAACTTTTGTAACTGGAAGTGATACTTCAGCTAATGTACTCTTTGGAGGACTTCAGGTTGAAGTTGCCAAATCGCTTGGATTAAATCCGTATTGGCTTGCAGCAGCTAATACTGGTGGAGCAACAGCAGGAAAGATGATTTCACCTCAAAGTATAGCAGTTGCGACAGCGGCTACTGGACTTGTAGGTCAAGAAGGAAAAATACTAAATTCAACTTTAAAGTTTTGCATAGTTTATGTAATTGTTTTAGGAATTATTGCTTACTTTGCAGGACCTATGTTTGGATTTAATTAG
- a CDS encoding FadR/GntR family transcriptional regulator, whose translation MFTPIKNTKVYEHVIVQIENMIMDGTLKRGDKLPSERELVDNFKVSRTSIREALRALQVIGLIDSRQGEGNFIKQSFEDSLFEPLSIIFMLQGGKPEEIMEVRKIIEVRTAAIAAEKINDEQLGNLERLANAFKTSKDEKDNVELDKQFHYQIAQVTENFLIKNILNSMSFLMDSFLKEARGKILVNEGNLSVLAAQHIKIYEAIKNHDAKMASEEMKKHLDFTDKYIRNNM comes from the coding sequence ATGTTTACACCTATAAAGAACACAAAGGTATATGAACATGTAATAGTGCAAATTGAAAATATGATTATGGATGGTACTTTAAAAAGAGGAGACAAACTTCCGTCTGAAAGAGAGTTAGTTGATAACTTTAAAGTGAGTAGGACGTCTATAAGGGAAGCTTTAAGGGCGCTTCAAGTTATAGGGCTAATAGACAGCAGGCAGGGGGAAGGAAATTTTATAAAACAAAGCTTTGAGGACAGCTTATTTGAACCATTGTCTATAATATTTATGCTCCAGGGTGGGAAACCTGAAGAAATAATGGAAGTGAGAAAAATTATAGAAGTGAGAACAGCAGCTATAGCTGCAGAAAAAATAAATGATGAGCAGCTAGGTAATCTGGAGAGATTAGCAAATGCTTTCAAAACTTCTAAAGATGAGAAAGATAATGTAGAACTTGATAAACAATTTCATTATCAAATTGCCCAAGTTACTGAAAATTTTTTGATAAAAAATATTTTAAATTCAATGTCTTTTTTAATGGATTCCTTTTTAAAAGAGGCTAGAGGTAAGATACTTGTAAATGAAGGAAATCTATCAGTACTTGCAGCACAGCATATTAAAATATATGAAGCTATTAAAAATCATGATGCTAAAATGGCTTCAGAAGAAATGAAAAAACATTTAGATTTTACGGATAAGTATATTAGAAATAATATGTAA
- a CDS encoding ribonuclease H-like domain-containing protein: MPMTESSLKVENNNCVFKDSIFFDLEHYIYKKPICIGVFGCCFYDYKNQILKVTQYMIENSKDVRDILDLARSYFETMIEMGKKYIVTFSGNNDFTVINYLFEKYGIEFNIKDYFISIDLQKEYEKEMHKSIGLKALEKEFGINRENEVISGSNLAKTFSKISKDNEYIKRMPEMKKQKILLYNEQDVVSLFDIYTKWNNVFVGSAQNI, translated from the coding sequence ATGCCTATGACAGAAAGTTCACTAAAAGTAGAGAATAATAACTGTGTTTTTAAAGATTCTATATTTTTTGATTTAGAGCATTATATATATAAGAAACCAATATGTATAGGAGTATTTGGATGCTGTTTTTATGATTACAAAAATCAAATTTTAAAAGTAACTCAGTATATGATAGAAAACAGCAAAGATGTAAGAGATATACTTGATTTAGCAAGAAGTTACTTTGAAACTATGATTGAAATGGGAAAAAAATATATAGTGACTTTTTCAGGCAATAATGATTTTACAGTAATAAACTATCTTTTTGAGAAATATGGTATAGAATTTAATATAAAAGATTATTTTATAAGTATAGATTTGCAAAAAGAATATGAAAAAGAAATGCATAAATCCATAGGTCTAAAAGCATTGGAAAAAGAATTTGGAATAAATAGAGAAAATGAAGTGATAAGTGGTTCAAATTTGGCGAAAACCTTTAGTAAAATATCAAAGGACAATGAATATATAAAGAGAATGCCTGAAATGAAAAAACAAAAAATATTATTGTATAATGAGCAGGATGTAGTAAGTTTATTTGATATATATACAAAGTGGAATAATGTTTTTGTAGGTTCTGCTCAAAATATATAG
- a CDS encoding HAD-IB family hydrolase, producing the protein MSIAAFFDIDGTLYREGLITEVFKKLVKYEVIPGERWYKEVKPEYEKWDKREGNYDNYLLKIAGIYIEAIKGLHRSQIEFIAKNVVSQKGHRVYSYTRDMIKWHKEQGHKVITVSGSPVELVREMAVRYGFDDYVGAVYIIDSSDIYTGEVVPMWDSVSKKKAIELLVEKYGIDLAKSYAYGDTSGDFAMLNMVGNPVCVNPTRELLKKIKDNSVLSEKAKVIVERKDMIYKLETKCINDI; encoded by the coding sequence ATGAGTATAGCAGCTTTTTTTGATATTGATGGTACTTTATATAGAGAGGGTCTTATAACAGAGGTATTCAAAAAATTAGTGAAATATGAAGTAATACCTGGAGAAAGATGGTATAAGGAAGTTAAACCAGAATATGAAAAGTGGGATAAAAGAGAGGGAAATTATGATAATTATCTTTTAAAGATTGCTGGTATATATATTGAAGCTATAAAAGGTCTTCACAGATCTCAAATAGAATTTATAGCCAAAAATGTAGTTTCACAAAAGGGCCATAGGGTGTATTCTTATACTAGGGATATGATAAAATGGCATAAGGAGCAGGGGCACAAGGTTATAACTGTATCTGGAAGCCCGGTGGAGCTTGTAAGGGAGATGGCTGTTAGATATGGATTTGACGATTATGTAGGAGCTGTGTATATTATAGATAGTAGTGATATTTATACGGGAGAAGTTGTTCCTATGTGGGATAGTGTTAGCAAGAAAAAAGCCATAGAATTATTAGTTGAAAAATATGGTATAGATTTAGCAAAAAGTTATGCATATGGGGATACTTCAGGAGATTTTGCAATGCTTAATATGGTTGGAAACCCTGTCTGTGTAAATCCAACCCGGGAACTTTTGAAAAAAATAAAAGATAATAGTGTTTTAAGCGAAAAGGCAAAAGTAATAGTGGAAAGAAAAGATATGATATATAAACTAGAAACAAAGTGCATAAATGATATATAA
- a CDS encoding ferrous iron transport protein A, which produces MSICDLKLGEIGMIKSINGNEKLVKRLLALGCIEGTEVLLKNCAPLGDPIVINLRGFNLAIRKKDAQNISVNVPA; this is translated from the coding sequence ATGAGTATTTGCGATTTAAAACTAGGTGAAATTGGAATGATAAAAAGTATAAATGGTAATGAAAAATTAGTTAAAAGACTTCTTGCTCTTGGATGCATAGAAGGGACTGAAGTATTATTAAAAAATTGTGCTCCTTTAGGGGATCCTATAGTTATAAACTTAAGAGGTTTCAATTTAGCTATACGTAAAAAGGATGCACAAAATATATCAGTAAATGTCCCTGCATAA
- the feoB gene encoding ferrous iron transport protein B, with protein MIVAALLGNPNVGKTSLFNHLTGSNQYVGNWAGVTVEKKEGYVDNFIKIVDLPGIYAMDTYSNEEKVSKEFLLTGNPSVIINIVDSSNLNRNLYLTTQLKQFNKPIILVLNMMDAAESKGLKIDFSALSKELGVTVVPIVAAKGKGIDNLLEILKSGNFLKETDNSKFIFENEKTAYSYINNILNKCVKETKKNITSTTEKIDKVVLNRFLAYPIFLICLILIFKFTFSWVGQPTADIFDNFLESFLKPDLKILLAGTSNWFSSLLVDGILSGVGSVVVFFPVIFCLFLGVSFLEDSGYMARGAFIMDKLMRKMGLSGKAFIPLIVGFGCSVPAIMTSRTLESEKDRKLTALLIPLMSCNARLPIYALFASAFFTKNKTTVVFSLYILGIFIAFLIGLIFKNTLFKKDEEPFIIELPEYNIPELKSLLFHTWEKAKGFLKKAGTIIFSMSVLIWFLSNFNLSGMVSMDKSILSSIGKLISPIFSPMGFGTWQSSVSLITGITAKEIVLSTMSIVYGGNLVTSLQSQFSPISAYAFLVFVLLYTPCISAIATMKKEYGNKIAVFSVTYQLLLAWISSFTVFNIASLIFK; from the coding sequence ATGATCGTAGCAGCTTTACTTGGCAACCCAAACGTGGGTAAAACTTCTTTATTTAATCATCTAACTGGTTCAAATCAATATGTTGGAAACTGGGCTGGAGTAACCGTTGAAAAAAAGGAAGGTTACGTAGATAATTTTATAAAAATTGTAGATTTGCCCGGAATATATGCCATGGATACATATTCTAACGAAGAAAAAGTATCCAAAGAATTTTTACTTACAGGAAATCCAAGCGTAATAATAAATATTGTAGATTCATCAAATCTAAATAGGAATCTATATCTTACAACTCAATTGAAACAATTTAATAAACCTATTATATTAGTTTTGAATATGATGGATGCAGCAGAATCTAAAGGATTAAAAATAGATTTTTCAGCACTTTCTAAAGAACTAGGAGTAACAGTGGTTCCAATTGTAGCAGCTAAAGGAAAAGGTATAGACAACCTTCTTGAAATTCTTAAAAGTGGTAACTTTTTAAAAGAAACAGATAATAGCAAATTTATCTTTGAAAATGAAAAAACAGCCTATTCCTATATAAATAATATTTTAAACAAATGTGTTAAGGAAACAAAAAAAAATATTACTTCAACTACTGAAAAAATAGATAAAGTAGTTTTAAATAGATTTTTAGCTTATCCAATATTTTTAATATGCTTAATATTGATCTTCAAATTTACTTTTAGTTGGGTAGGCCAGCCTACTGCAGATATTTTTGACAACTTTTTAGAAAGCTTCTTAAAACCAGATTTAAAGATACTCTTAGCAGGAACAAGTAACTGGTTTAGTTCTCTTTTAGTAGATGGTATTCTATCTGGTGTAGGATCTGTAGTTGTATTTTTCCCCGTTATATTTTGCTTATTTTTAGGAGTATCTTTTTTGGAAGACAGCGGATACATGGCAAGAGGGGCTTTTATAATGGACAAACTTATGAGAAAAATGGGGTTGTCTGGAAAAGCTTTTATACCACTTATAGTAGGTTTTGGTTGCTCCGTACCTGCAATTATGACTTCTAGAACACTTGAAAGTGAAAAAGATAGAAAATTAACAGCATTACTTATACCTTTAATGTCATGTAACGCTAGATTACCTATATATGCACTATTTGCATCAGCTTTTTTCACTAAAAATAAAACTACTGTAGTATTTTCTTTGTACATTCTTGGAATCTTTATAGCCTTTTTAATTGGCCTGATTTTTAAAAATACCTTATTTAAAAAAGACGAAGAACCTTTTATAATAGAACTTCCTGAATACAATATTCCTGAATTAAAAAGTTTGTTATTTCACACTTGGGAAAAAGCTAAGGGATTCTTAAAAAAAGCAGGTACCATAATATTTTCCATGTCGGTTTTAATCTGGTTTTTGTCTAATTTCAATTTATCTGGTATGGTATCCATGGATAAAAGTATTCTATCTTCTATCGGTAAATTAATAAGTCCTATATTTTCACCAATGGGATTTGGCACCTGGCAAAGTTCAGTATCACTTATTACAGGTATCACCGCAAAAGAAATTGTATTAAGTACTATGAGTATTGTATATGGTGGAAATTTAGTCACCTCTCTTCAAAGTCAATTTTCCCCTATTTCCGCTTATGCATTCTTAGTTTTTGTATTACTATATACCCCTTGTATATCTGCAATAGCAACCATGAAAAAAGAATACGGAAACAAAATAGCAGTATTTTCCGTAACATACCAACTTTTACTGGCATGGATATCTTCTTTTACTGTATTTAATATAGCTTCACTTATATTTAAGTAA
- a CDS encoding FeoB-associated Cys-rich membrane protein: MLEIIVTILIAGTALYILYRNIKNRAKGKCDCGCCTGSKCPYHTKDCNNIKRF, from the coding sequence TTGTTAGAAATTATAGTAACAATACTTATTGCAGGAACAGCCTTGTATATACTTTATAGAAATATTAAAAATAGAGCCAAAGGTAAATGTGATTGTGGATGCTGTACTGGTTCAAAATGTCCCTATCATACAAAAGATTGTAATAATATAAAAAGGTTCTGA
- a CDS encoding CBS domain-containing protein codes for MVGEIMHSDIVKLKREDSLHKALDVMYDHNINGAPVVDENGKLTGMIVKADIYRFLMEEGHYDTCPVDWVMAKNVVTAKSDEDILTVAKRLREKNIVSIPVIDDENTVKGIISIEDILDYVIKRF; via the coding sequence ATGGTAGGAGAGATAATGCATTCTGATATTGTGAAATTAAAGAGAGAAGATAGTCTCCATAAGGCTCTAGATGTAATGTATGACCATAATATAAATGGAGCACCCGTGGTTGATGAAAACGGTAAACTAACAGGTATGATAGTAAAAGCAGATATATATAGGTTTCTAATGGAAGAAGGACATTATGATACATGTCCTGTTGACTGGGTTATGGCAAAGAATGTAGTTACAGCTAAAAGTGACGAGGACATTTTAACTGTTGCGAAAAGGTTGAGGGAAAAGAACATAGTATCTATTCCTGTAATAGATGATGAAAATACGGTTAAAGGAATTATATCCATCGAAGATATATTGGATTATGTTATAAAAAGGTTCTGA
- a CDS encoding ribonuclease H-like domain-containing protein: MEIKEYKQRINISEDIFSSCNMDDVAYFDIETTGFDREHDNIILISFGRFLSRNDFEMKQYFSDVLEDEREVIYNFGLDVKKYSSWCSYNGIAFDEPFIKERAHQNNMCFEAPEHHIDLYRLIRPYHKQLGMERCNLKTVEKHVGIERKDKIDGGISVDLYKEFLESKNENVKKTIMLHNYEDVLNLPKIHEFACKIKNNNLLVREDCITEKQLKYLKVLLKKNNIRLDVPLEKVSKRAASHVINHLLKGENDCDELVNIINNSY; the protein is encoded by the coding sequence ATGGAAATCAAAGAATATAAACAGCGTATAAATATTTCAGAAGATATATTTTCAAGTTGTAATATGGATGATGTGGCATATTTTGATATAGAGACAACAGGATTTGACAGAGAACATGACAACATAATACTTATATCTTTTGGGAGATTTTTAAGCAGGAATGACTTTGAAATGAAACAGTATTTTTCTGATGTTTTAGAAGATGAAAGAGAAGTTATATATAATTTTGGATTAGATGTAAAAAAATACAGCAGCTGGTGTTCCTATAATGGAATAGCATTTGATGAGCCTTTTATAAAAGAGAGGGCTCATCAAAACAATATGTGTTTTGAAGCTCCTGAACATCACATAGATTTGTACAGGCTTATAAGACCTTACCATAAACAACTTGGAATGGAAAGATGTAATTTAAAGACTGTAGAGAAACATGTGGGAATAGAACGAAAAGATAAAATAGATGGTGGAATTAGTGTAGATCTGTATAAAGAATTTCTAGAAAGTAAAAATGAAAATGTAAAGAAAACTATAATGCTTCATAATTATGAAGATGTTTTAAATTTACCTAAAATACATGAATTTGCTTGCAAAATTAAAAATAATAATTTGCTTGTAAGGGAAGATTGTATTACAGAGAAACAGTTAAAATATTTGAAAGTACTTTTGAAAAAGAATAATATACGACTAGATGTTCCATTAGAAAAAGTATCTAAAAGAGCTGCTTCTCACGTCATAAACCATCTCCTAAAAGGTGAAAATGATTGTGATGAATTAGTAAATATAATAAATAATAGTTACTAG